Proteins encoded together in one Penicillium digitatum chromosome 1, complete sequence window:
- a CDS encoding Major facilitator superfamily domain, general substrate transporter, giving the protein MSIFKNSRVYVLATVAYTGSFLFGYDTGVMGSVLELSSFKADFGLKEGSSGFSNAKNAKVSSNVVSLLTAGCFFGAILASFANEKFGRRYSIMGFLMFFLVGSAVQTAAHGSLSYLYGGRVIAGFGIGGMSAITPVFVSENCPPAIRGRVAGLFQEFLVIGVTVAYWLCYGVAETIAPTTKQWRIPIGFQLVPGGLMMTGLFFLTESPRWLAKENRFEEALEALAYMRSEPTTSPEVQIEMAEIKAAVEHEVEATQGLTWRELFLPGNRIRFANCVLMMFWQQWTGTNSIGYYAPQLFQTVGVAGGNTSLFTTGIYGIVKVVTTAIFLLIGIDKVGRRWSLIAGAIWMSTMMFILGGVLVSYPPNPSGHGGISSASLAMIVMIYFYVIGYSASWGPIPWVYVSEIFPTRLRAYGVGCGSATQWLFNFVVTYVTPAAISNLGWRTFIMFGCFCFAMALWVFLIVRETKGRSLEEMDILFEKFHAFGRLRDIETANESKRSFDGAVTSYHKEVHGVEAENGAR; this is encoded by the exons ATGAGTATCTTCAAAAATAGTCGCGTCTACGTGCTCGCCACGGTAGCATATACGGGTTCATTCCTATTCG GATATGACACAGGTGTGATGGGAAGTGTTCTGGAGCTTTCAAGTTTCAAGGCCGACTTTGGACTGAAAGAAGGAAGTTCTGGCTTCTCAAATGCCAAAAATGCCAAAGTCTCGTCGAATGTCGTTTCGCTTCTCACTGCCGGATGCTTTTTCGGTGCAATCCTTGCCTCCTTTGCCAACGAGAAATTTGGCCGTCGCTATTCCATCATGGGATTCCTGATGTTCTTCCTTGTTGGTTCTGCTGTCCAAACCGCCGCGCATGGCTCGTTGTCATATCTGTATGGTGGACGCGTGATTGCAGGCTTCGGGATCGGAGGCATGTCAGCTATCACTCCGGTCTTCGTGTCTGAGAATTGCCCCCCGGCGATTCGCGGTCGTGTTGCTGGTCTCTTCCAAGAATTCCTCGTCATCGGTGTCACTGTTGCATACTGGCTTTGCTATGGCGTAGCTGAAACCATCGCCCCCACAACCAAGCAATGGCGCATCCCTATTGGATTCCAGCTTGTACCCGGCGGTCTTATGATGACTGGCTTATTCTTTTTGACCGAATCTCCTCGCTGGTTAGCCAAAGAAAATCGCTTCGAGGAAGCCCTGGAAGCCCTTGCATACATGCGGTCCGAGCCAACCACGAGCCCTGAGGTCCAGATCGAGATGGCGGAAATCAAAGCGGCCGTTGAACACGAAGTTGAGGCCACCCAGGGACTTACCTGGCGAGAACTCTTCCTACCTGGCAACCGCATTCGCTTTGCCAATTGCGTCTTGATGATGTTCTGGCAGCAGTGGACCGGCACCAACAGTATCGGATACTATGCTCCTCAGTTGTTCCAGACCGTCGGAGTGGCCGGAGGCAACACCAGTCTGTTCACAACGGGGATCTATGGCATCGTCAAGGTAGTGACTACCGcaatcttcctcctcattGGCATCGACAAGGTTGGTCGACGATGGTCTCTTATTGCTGGCGCAATTTGGATGTCCACGATGATGTTCATCTTGGGTGGTGTTCTGGTATCCTATCCTCCGAACCCTAGCGGCCACGGTGGTATTTCCTCGGCATCCCTTGCGATGATCGTCATGATCTACTTCTACGTCATTGGATATTCCGCCTCCTGGGGACCGATTCCATGGGTTTACGTTTCTGAAATTTTCCCGACTCGCCTTCGTGCGTACGGTGTTGGTTGCGGATCGGCAACGCAATGGCTTTTCAACTTTGTAGTTACCTATGTAACTCCTGCAGCCATCAGCAACCTTGGCTGGCGAACCTTCATCATGTTCGgttgcttctgctttgcCATGGCCCTTTGGGTTTTCCTGATCGTCAGGGAAACCAAGGGTCGCTCCCTCGAGGAGATGGATATTCTCTTTGAGAAGTTCCATGCCTTTGGCCGATTGCGTGATATTGAAACTGCAAACGAAAGCAAGCGTTCCTTTGATGGCGCTGTCACCTCGTATCACAAAGAAGTACACGGTGTGGAAGCTGAGAATGGTGCGAGATAG